The DNA region AACTGGCCCATAATTTCCTGAATTTTTTTCTACCTATTTTCTACCTTTCGCCTTAATTTTTTTGTTATATTGACAAATATTGCAAATATATTTATAGTTAAAGTTGAAGATTAATTATAAATATTAATAAAAGTTAACATAAGTTAATAGTAGGTTCTATAAAGTGCATAAGTTAACAAAAATTAACATTTTTTCTTCTTTATATTTGATATGTCTTTGTAGCTTTATTATTAGGTAATGTTTATACAAGGAACATTACGCAACTTAAAATTGTTTTTAATTATTGTCCTATTTTCAACTTCAATGAAACCAGCTTTTTGTAGTTCAACTAAGCATTGCCTAACCCTGCGTTGACAAACCTGCAACTCCTTTTCAAAAGAGTGATAACTGTCTTGTAATTCCTCTATATCATTATTGTAATAGATCTGTAGTTTATATACTATCAATGATAGAAGCTGTTTAGATGTCTTGCTTAAAGCTTTAGCATTATCTCCAATCAGATCTTTCCATTCTGCTGGAACAAAATTTCCAATAAAACGATAAAAAACAGTTGCATTATTGCTACTGTTATTATTAGCAATTTTGCAATTATTGCTTGCCAAATTACGCAAATCTCGCACCATTTCAACCTCCAAAAATGTCAGGTATAGCAGGTGATTTAGGCAATTTTTGCTATCAAAAACCACGTTTTTATCCCGCGTAAATATAGCAATTTAGTAGCTATACTCAAAATTTAACACTCTGAAAGGCTTATAACAACACAGTAGTCTTAAATAGACCTCTTTCGAAACTGGTTAAGGTAGTTCAAAATTATAAATGCCAGATATCAAATTAAATCTAAGACCAGATCCTTTACGTCTATTTCTATATTTATCAGCAATAATTTTGAACTACGTTAACCACTTTCGAAAGAGGTCTAATATAGGACTTAATTTCATAAGAATATTGTTTGCTGTTACATAGTATTTCTTTGCTGTTATTTCGTCAAAAAGCTTCTGAATATCTTCTTCGGTAATCTCAGATATCTTTTTATGGTATAAAGGTGCTGTATAACTCTTTACTATTACATAGCTTTTCTTCCAATCTTCCAACTTTTTTCATGATAAATACTACTATATTCAGCATATTTTTCATGCGCCTGTCCGAATGTTAGTTCATTCTGTAATTCAAGTCTCTTATGTTTTTTTCTTTCCTTTCTCTATTTATCTTGCGTCTTTCCTCCATTGGATGTATTCCGTTAGCAATATCCTTTTTCAACTTCATTACCTTCTTCCTAGCCTCTATCACAGTCAGATCTGGTGAAGTTCCTATTTTTATCCTAATATATGCCACTAATGTTTATTACTAAATAAAATCTTCTAAATCCAGTATATGATATTATCAAAAGTAGGTTCCTTTCTTTTATATATCTAAACTGGATTATTTTTTCTTCTTTGGTGGTACTTTTATTTTATTTAATGCTGATTGCATAAATTTAAATAATATTACTGCCGTATTTATTACCCTTCATTAATTTAAAATTGAAGTAATTAAATAATAACTTATTAATTTTTAAAATTAGCTTAAACTTATAATGTGTAGTATGATTTTTATTTAATAGCAAATACTTTTGTAAAAATAAAAAATATTTTTAAGCAACATTACCAACTGAAGGTTACTCTAAGCTTATCAACTTCAAATTCAAGTTGCCTGATTAAAAATTAGCATTCCAATTAGCTAAATATCATACATATATTTGTGTTATATTTGTGCAATTGACATCAAGATATTATTATCATATTGACAAGTAATATTAACACAACTACAGTTAAATTCATATATCAACTCAGACGAGAATAAACTACATAGCAGATTTTATAAAGCGTATAAAGCTTACAATAACTCTTACTCTAACTTATTTCTTCTAGTTAGTTAATTTTTCTTAAACCATGAATCTATAAGTCAGATCGAAACTGCTGAATCTCAATTATATGATCTAGGTTCAAGGGGGACTTTGAGTAAAGGATTTATAAAATTGCAAACTTCAATTGAAGAATCATGGACATCAATTTCATCTGCTATTAAAAATAAAAACTCTATTAATTGCATTAGTAGTGGACTACTGGATCTTGATTCAAAGCTTGGAGGATTTAAAAATTCTGACCTAATAATATTAGCTGGCAGACCTTCAATGGGTAAAACTGCTTTAGGAGTTAACTTAGCAATAAATGCTTGTAAATATTTTCTTACTCAAAAAAATACTAAAGATAATGTAGTACCATCAGTTGGCTTCTTTTCTTTAGAAATGTCATCTCAGCAAATCTCAACTCGAATTCTTTCTATAGAATCAGAAATTAATAGCTCTGCATTATTTAACGGTAAAATAGGTGAACAAGATGTTGATAAGTTAAAGACTGTACAAGACGAAATACAAAAGTGGAATTTTTTTATAGATGATGCTCCAGCAATCTCGATATCTGCAATTAGATCTCGAGCTCGTAGACTTAAACGTACTCATAATTTAGCAATATTATTTATTGATTATTTACAGCTAATAAAAATTGATTCCAGAGGGAGTCAGTATAATCGAGTGCAGGAAATTTCTGAAATTACTCAGAGCTTAAAAGCTCTTGCTAAAGAGCTCAATATTTCAATAATTGCATTATCTCAATTGTCTAGAGCTGTAGAACAAAGGTCAGATAAAAAGCCTATTCTCTCAGATCTAAGAGAATCAGGCTCAATTGAACAGGACGCCGATATTGTAATGCTCATATATCGGTACGAATATTACTTGTCTAGATCAGAACCAGATCTAGGAACTCCAGAACACATGGAATGGCAGAAAAAGCAAGATAGATGCTTTAATACTGCTGAAATAATTGTTGCTAAACACCGTAATTGGCAAGTTGGTACAGTGAAGTTGCACTATAATAGTAGGTATTCTAAATTTGGCAATATTGTTAAAAACTCTCAGCAAGGCTAATAAGCGCTAGATTATGCATAAGATGAAAAAATGCTGGTCCAAAAAAAATTACAGAAAAATTTTACTCATTAACACCAGAGATATGCAACTCAAGATTGGTTTTTGACATCATGATAACTGAATCAAAAATTTTATAACTTAATTTGCTTTTTTTCAGTTTTTATCTGGGATTGGAGTATACAAAAAGTTTAAATTATGGTATAATTTATTAATAACCATTTAGAGATG from Orientia tsutsugamushi str. Boryong includes:
- a CDS encoding integrase arm-type DNA-binding domain-containing protein, whose protein sequence is MAYIRIKIGTSPDLTVIEARKKVMKLKKDIANGIHPMEERRKINRERKEKNIRDLNYRMN